One window of the Niallia circulans genome contains the following:
- a CDS encoding arabinan endo-1,5-alpha-L-arabinosidase — MKMKEETRKGLELIESYGWGTLGTHDPTIIKEDDFYYMFSTDTYIDNAPTEGAQIRKSKDLIHWDYIGTALKAVPQEAKEWSKALGLWAPEVINYKGQYYMYYSASTFGSTISCIGLATADHLKGPWCDQGIVLQTNPEIATHNAIDANVVRDKYGKYWLCYGSFFGGIYLVGLNMETGMPVAEDGYGTLLAIRPKEVEGAIEGAFIIYNSAFDYYYLFTSYDSLHDSYNIRVARSKEITGPYVDVNGKNMIDTEDEPHTIGVKLVGSYQFEDDIAWIGPGHNSIFTEMNKQFMVHHVRLEEFSPYHYGFIREMFWLKSGWPVVSPEYYYHTEPPNYSVQDLLGDWEYISFDEDRRVKHSKRFSLKENSLTEIDSLGNNQFAFADRNFEFVIFPVKDWRNNVETIAFSGLTKSGNAIFGKRV, encoded by the coding sequence ATGAAAATGAAAGAAGAAACAAGAAAAGGATTAGAATTGATTGAATCATACGGCTGGGGAACATTGGGTACGCATGATCCTACGATTATCAAAGAAGATGATTTCTACTATATGTTTTCAACAGATACATATATCGATAATGCGCCAACTGAGGGGGCACAAATTAGAAAATCAAAGGATTTAATTCACTGGGATTATATTGGAACTGCATTGAAGGCTGTTCCTCAAGAGGCTAAAGAGTGGTCCAAGGCATTAGGCTTATGGGCCCCTGAAGTTATTAACTATAAAGGTCAATATTATATGTATTATTCCGCTTCCACTTTTGGAAGTACGATTTCTTGTATTGGATTGGCTACTGCTGATCATTTAAAAGGACCTTGGTGTGATCAAGGGATTGTGCTTCAAACAAATCCAGAAATTGCAACACATAATGCCATAGATGCAAATGTAGTAAGGGATAAATATGGTAAGTACTGGCTTTGTTATGGATCCTTCTTTGGAGGCATTTACCTTGTCGGACTAAATATGGAAACAGGGATGCCGGTTGCTGAGGATGGTTATGGAACATTGCTTGCGATAAGACCAAAAGAAGTAGAAGGTGCGATAGAAGGCGCTTTTATTATCTACAATTCGGCATTTGATTATTATTATTTGTTTACTTCTTATGATAGTTTACATGATAGTTACAATATTCGTGTAGCGAGATCGAAAGAAATAACCGGTCCTTATGTGGATGTAAACGGTAAAAATATGATAGATACAGAGGATGAACCACATACTATTGGTGTTAAGTTAGTGGGAAGCTATCAGTTTGAAGATGATATTGCTTGGATTGGACCAGGTCACAATTCCATTTTTACCGAAATGAATAAACAATTTATGGTTCATCATGTTCGTTTAGAGGAATTTTCTCCCTATCATTATGGATTTATACGAGAAATGTTTTGGCTAAAGAGCGGCTGGCCGGTTGTATCGCCAGAATACTACTATCATACTGAACCACCTAATTATTCCGTTCAGGATCTATTGGGTGATTGGGAATATATTTCTTTTGATGAAGACAGAAGAGTTAAGCATAGTAAAAGGTTTTCTTTAAAAGAGAATAGTCTAACTGAGATTGATTCATTAGGTAATAATCAGTTTGCCTTTGCGGATAGAAATTTTGAGTTTGTTATTTTTCCAGTTAAAGATTGGAGAAACAATGTAGAGACAATAGCCTTCTCCGGTTTAACAAAATCAGGAAATGCTATATTTGGAAAGAGGGTGTAA
- a CDS encoding NADPH-dependent FMN reductase, with protein MKLVGVSGSLVGSKTAKAVNEVLVAAKALDPTIQVELIDLREYEIEFVNGVPLSYYNDDTIKVVNTILSADALVIGTPVYQASISGVLKNLFDHLPVDAFKSKVTGMVITGGTDKHFLVMEYQLKPILTYFKALVTVQNVFVHNDYFDEENEITDNDAKERMIKLAEEIIYLLR; from the coding sequence ATGAAGCTTGTAGGAGTTTCCGGATCGTTAGTTGGTTCTAAAACAGCTAAGGCGGTTAATGAGGTTTTAGTTGCTGCCAAGGCACTTGATCCAACTATTCAAGTGGAATTAATTGATTTAAGAGAATATGAGATCGAATTTGTGAATGGAGTGCCATTAAGTTATTATAATGATGATACGATTAAAGTGGTCAATACTATTTTGAGTGCAGATGCTCTTGTGATTGGAACACCAGTATATCAAGCTTCCATTTCAGGTGTATTAAAAAATCTCTTTGATCATCTACCGGTCGATGCATTTAAATCAAAAGTAACAGGAATGGTTATCACGGGTGGTACAGATAAACATTTTCTTGTGATGGAATATCAATTAAAACCAATTCTTACGTATTTTAAAGCACTGGTTACCGTGCAAAATGTATTTGTTCATAACGATTATTTCGATGAAGAGAATGAAATTACAGACAATGATGCCAAAGAGCGAATGATTAAATTGGCTGAGGAAATTATTTATTTGCTGCGGTAG
- a CDS encoding helix-turn-helix transcriptional regulator, giving the protein MVPTQKTTKDKILYLLKKEGSLTVNDFTDRLQITHMAVRKHLTILEKDSLIQSEFIKQPMGRPIQSFTLAEKAEQFFPKSYEGISIDLLHDVKELYGKDSVQQLFNKREERLTKEYISRMDDKDPAEKMQEMITIQNEKGYMADLTKVDDHTFEITEYNCPILEVAKEFKIACKCETEMLKKVLHAEDVTRTYCRTEGDNHCKFVVKFVSQHDSSLVVV; this is encoded by the coding sequence ATGGTTCCAACACAAAAAACGACAAAAGATAAAATTCTGTATCTTCTTAAGAAAGAGGGTTCCTTAACGGTAAACGATTTTACCGATCGTCTGCAAATAACACATATGGCTGTGCGAAAGCACTTAACAATATTAGAAAAAGATAGTTTAATCCAATCCGAATTTATCAAACAGCCAATGGGCCGACCTATTCAAAGCTTTACTTTGGCGGAAAAAGCAGAACAGTTTTTTCCAAAGAGTTATGAAGGAATCAGCATCGATTTATTACACGACGTTAAAGAACTGTATGGAAAAGATTCGGTTCAGCAATTATTCAACAAACGAGAAGAACGTCTAACAAAAGAGTATATTTCACGTATGGATGACAAAGATCCTGCTGAAAAAATGCAAGAAATGATTACTATTCAAAATGAAAAAGGATATATGGCTGATTTAACAAAAGTGGACGACCATACTTTTGAAATAACAGAATATAATTGTCCTATCCTCGAGGTAGCAAAGGAGTTTAAAATAGCCTGTAAATGTGAGACAGAAATGCTCAAAAAAGTTCTCCATGCAGAGGATGTTACGAGAACATACTGCCGAACAGAAGGAGACAATCACTGTAAGTTTGTCGTAAAGTTTGTTTCCCAGCATGATTCCTCGTTAGTAGTGGTATAA
- a CDS encoding IS3 family transposase (programmed frameshift) — protein MSKFTAEMKLQAVTRYLSGKESYREIGKSIGIDHKSIVKWVRQYNYNGAEALMKRCTSYTQMFKLEVLQYMTENGTSLCETAAIFNIPAHSTLAVWKRKFETQGIEALQSQEQGRLSMKKDSNKQSSTDRSFEALEDRIKQLEMENEYFKKVECLSSKQGKITKQDKAQVVYELRHKYSVKSLVKLAGIPRSTYYDLVKRMNRPDPDTDIKREIQAIYEEHQGRYGYRRIRDELVNRGKKVNHKKVQRIMKELGLKCLVRMKKYKSYKGTVGKIAPNHLDRQFSADAPNEKWVTDITEFKLFGEKLYLSPVLDLFNGEIITYTIGSRPTYSLVSDMLEKALESLPKRHQLLMHSDQGWHYQMKQYRNLLQAKGIKQSMSRKGNCYDNSVMENFFGILKSELLYFKEFESVNHFKLELEKYIEYYNRKRLKGKFKMSPVQYRTHFQQVA, from the exons TTGTCCAAATTTACTGCGGAAATGAAGCTACAAGCCGTAACTCGCTATTTAAGCGGAAAAGAAAGTTACAGAGAAATTGGAAAATCAATTGGAATAGATCACAAATCGATTGTTAAATGGGTAAGACAATACAACTACAATGGTGCAGAGGCATTGATGAAACGTTGTACAAGTTATACACAAATGTTTAAACTAGAAGTACTACAATATATGACTGAAAATGGTACTTCTCTATGTGAAACGGCAGCTATTTTTAATATCCCAGCGCATTCCACTCTAGCTGTTTGGAAAAGAAAGTTTGAAACACAAGGGATAGAGGCCCTTCAGTCACAGGAACAGGGACGTCTATCCATGAAAAAAGATTCAAATAAACAAAGTTCTACTGATCGTTCTTTTGAAGCACTAGAAGATCGAATAAAACAACTGGAAATGGAAAATGAGTATT TTAAAAAAGTTGAATGCCTTAGTTCAAAACAAGGAAAAATCACCAAACAAGACAAAGCACAAGTAGTCTATGAGTTAAGGCATAAGTATTCGGTGAAGTCACTCGTAAAACTCGCTGGCATTCCACGCAGCACCTATTATGATTTAGTAAAACGAATGAATCGACCTGATCCAGACACCGATATAAAAAGAGAAATCCAAGCCATTTATGAAGAACATCAAGGTCGTTACGGATACCGACGTATTCGGGATGAGCTAGTGAATCGTGGAAAAAAAGTAAATCATAAAAAGGTTCAACGAATCATGAAAGAGCTGGGTTTAAAATGTCTAGTGAGGATGAAAAAATATAAATCTTATAAAGGCACAGTCGGTAAAATTGCGCCAAATCATTTAGACCGTCAATTTAGTGCGGACGCACCAAATGAAAAATGGGTAACAGATATTACAGAATTCAAGTTATTTGGGGAAAAGCTGTATCTATCGCCTGTATTAGATTTATTTAATGGGGAAATTATTACGTATACCATCGGTTCTCGACCAACGTATTCATTAGTTTCGGACATGTTAGAAAAAGCATTAGAATCCTTACCAAAAAGGCATCAATTACTCATGCATTCCGACCAAGGTTGGCATTATCAAATGAAACAATATCGCAACTTGCTTCAAGCAAAAGGGATTAAACAGAGTATGTCACGTAAAGGGAACTGTTACGATAACTCTGTAATGGAAAACTTCTTTGGGATACTGAAGTCAGAACTCCTTTATTTTAAGGAATTTGAAAGTGTGAACCACTTTAAACTAGAATTAGAAAAATATATAGAATACTATAATAGAAAACGGTTAAAGGGAAAATTCAAAATGAGTCCGGTACAATACCGAACTCATTTTCAACAAGTTGCCTAA
- a CDS encoding superoxide dismutase — protein sequence MTTYSLPALSYEFNALEPHIDQKTMEIHYGKHHQTYVSNLNAALEGQDALQAKSLEELLSNLDEVPEQIRTAVRNNGGGHLNHSLFWEVIAPASGANTPSGELAEAMNKAFGSFDEFKQQFTAAATTRFGSGWAWLVVDKEGNLKVTSTPNQDNPIMDGERAILGLDVWEHAYYLNYQNRRPEYISNFFSIVNWSVVADKFANNN from the coding sequence ATGACTACATATTCATTACCAGCTTTATCATACGAATTTAATGCTTTAGAACCACATATTGATCAGAAAACGATGGAAATTCATTATGGAAAACATCATCAAACATACGTTAGTAATTTAAATGCTGCACTGGAAGGACAGGATGCATTACAAGCAAAATCTTTAGAAGAGTTATTAAGCAATCTGGATGAAGTTCCAGAACAAATCAGAACTGCTGTAAGAAACAATGGTGGTGGGCACTTAAACCATTCCTTATTTTGGGAAGTAATTGCCCCAGCTTCGGGTGCTAATACTCCTTCTGGTGAATTAGCAGAAGCAATGAATAAAGCTTTTGGAAGCTTTGATGAATTCAAGCAGCAATTTACTGCTGCTGCTACTACTCGATTTGGATCTGGTTGGGCTTGGCTGGTTGTTGATAAAGAAGGCAACTTAAAAGTAACAAGCACGCCAAATCAAGATAATCCAATTATGGATGGCGAACGTGCTATTTTAGGATTGGATGTATGGGAGCATGCTTACTATTTAAATTACCAAAACAGAAGACCTGAATACATTTCCAATTTCTTCTCTATTGTTAATTGGAGTGTAGTAGCTGATAAATTTGCTAATAATAACTAA
- a CDS encoding carbohydrate ABC transporter permease, with the protein MKKHKKITDIFIYFILTIGSVFMIGPLLWMITTSLKDKTGVFALPPQWIPDPFQFDAYTKLFQLDTLGYGLKNTIIVSLTVTIIGTITSSMAAFAFAKLRMPFKNTLFLILLASIMIPYPIIMIPQFVMFSKMGWVDTLLPLIVPGLFGNITMIFFLRQYLTNVPYSLIEAAKVDGAGYLQIFFKLIFPVIRPAVAAQFILWFMGVWNDYLAPLIYLNSPEKQTLQVVIANLKATYAIQTDYPLIMAGSVVSLLPVLIVFLIFQKQIIESVALSGVKG; encoded by the coding sequence ATGAAAAAGCATAAGAAAATAACGGATATATTCATTTATTTCATTCTCACAATTGGTTCCGTGTTTATGATTGGACCATTATTATGGATGATTACCACTTCATTAAAAGACAAGACTGGTGTATTTGCCTTGCCGCCACAATGGATACCAGATCCCTTTCAGTTTGATGCATATACTAAATTATTTCAGCTTGATACTTTGGGATACGGACTTAAAAATACCATAATTGTCTCTTTAACCGTAACTATTATTGGTACCATAACCTCTAGTATGGCTGCTTTTGCTTTTGCAAAACTCAGAATGCCTTTTAAAAATACATTATTCTTGATTTTATTAGCTTCAATTATGATTCCTTATCCGATTATTATGATTCCCCAATTCGTAATGTTTTCTAAAATGGGTTGGGTAGATACATTATTACCGTTAATTGTGCCAGGTTTATTTGGAAATATTACGATGATTTTCTTCCTTCGTCAATATCTAACAAATGTGCCTTATTCTTTAATTGAAGCAGCAAAGGTAGACGGAGCAGGTTACCTTCAAATTTTCTTTAAATTAATTTTCCCTGTTATTCGCCCAGCGGTAGCGGCACAATTTATTCTTTGGTTCATGGGTGTGTGGAATGACTATTTAGCACCACTAATCTATTTAAATAGTCCAGAGAAACAAACATTACAAGTAGTTATTGCAAACTTAAAAGCAACTTACGCTATTCAAACGGATTATCCATTGATTATGGCAGGTTCTGTTGTTTCCTTACTTCCAGTATTAATCGTATTCTTGATATTTCAAAAACAGATTATTGAATCAGTTGCCTTATCAGGTGTGAAAGGATAA
- a CDS encoding YesL family protein produces the protein MVWSNKVMIVLDRLLSVIILNLLWIMGSIIGLGIFGIFPATYALNVLIRREEFSNDFPSFSRLAKEYFSAYKQNFLKMNGVGIIYFLVLYVLWIDLQLVRGMTVGAAIFYYPVLFFIIYVLAALLYTFPIAIYTHGTFKEKAKLVLSLPLLLPLHTVFSLLFFLVLLAVAYKFSIIIPLFLISTYFLCIDKFIAGDLVKKGIIRDFE, from the coding sequence ATGGTGTGGTCAAACAAAGTGATGATCGTTCTTGATAGGCTGTTAAGTGTCATCATTCTTAATCTGCTTTGGATTATGGGGAGCATAATTGGGCTTGGAATTTTCGGGATTTTTCCAGCAACCTATGCCCTTAATGTCCTAATTAGAAGAGAGGAGTTTTCTAATGATTTTCCATCATTTAGTAGGCTTGCGAAGGAATACTTTTCTGCATATAAGCAGAACTTTCTAAAAATGAATGGTGTTGGAATTATTTATTTCCTTGTATTATATGTGCTTTGGATCGATTTACAGCTGGTACGAGGAATGACAGTTGGGGCTGCTATTTTCTATTATCCAGTTCTATTCTTCATTATATATGTTTTGGCTGCTCTTCTTTATACATTTCCCATTGCCATTTATACCCATGGTACGTTCAAGGAGAAAGCGAAATTAGTATTGAGTTTACCGTTATTACTACCTTTACATACAGTATTTAGTTTACTCTTTTTTTTAGTACTTTTAGCAGTAGCTTATAAGTTTAGTATTATAATCCCGCTATTTTTAATTAGTACCTATTTTTTATGTATAGATAAGTTCATAGCAGGAGATTTAGTCAAAAAAGGAATAATAAGAGATTTTGAATAG
- a CDS encoding carbohydrate ABC transporter permease, which yields MFVAAPIIGFLLFSVYPFAYSVYASFTDWNGLNRMNFVGLDNFIKLFKDEYFYQTLYNTVFYMIGIPIGLGLALLLAMALSRGLKGTTVFRTIYYIPVISSLAAISIMWAWAYNGDFGLINQFLDLFGIKGPNWLENTATVKPAIILMAVWKGLGYSMLLYLAAIQSVSKTYYEAADLDGANSFQKFKSITWPMVKPVTFFLVITNIIGGFQIFTEINIMTPTGGPSYSAASIVWYVWQKAFKYYQMGYGSAMSLILFIFIFIVTVIQFYFNRKSDYSLD from the coding sequence ATGTTTGTGGCTGCTCCAATTATTGGGTTCCTATTATTCTCTGTTTATCCATTTGCTTATTCTGTATATGCATCTTTTACAGATTGGAATGGCTTGAATAGGATGAACTTTGTCGGCTTGGATAACTTTATTAAACTATTTAAAGATGAATATTTCTATCAAACTCTCTATAATACAGTTTTTTATATGATAGGAATTCCCATTGGATTAGGATTGGCATTGCTGCTCGCAATGGCTTTGAGCAGGGGGCTGAAAGGGACTACTGTTTTTAGAACGATCTACTATATTCCTGTTATCTCTTCTCTGGCGGCGATATCCATCATGTGGGCATGGGCTTATAATGGAGATTTTGGATTGATTAATCAATTTTTAGATTTATTTGGCATTAAGGGCCCGAACTGGTTAGAAAATACTGCAACTGTTAAACCTGCAATTATCCTGATGGCAGTATGGAAAGGGTTAGGTTATTCGATGCTGCTTTATTTAGCTGCAATTCAAAGTGTTTCTAAAACCTATTATGAAGCGGCTGATCTAGATGGTGCAAATTCTTTCCAAAAATTTAAAAGTATCACATGGCCAATGGTTAAACCGGTAACGTTTTTCTTAGTTATTACAAACATAATTGGCGGATTCCAAATCTTTACTGAAATTAACATTATGACCCCGACTGGTGGTCCATCTTATAGTGCAGCGTCTATTGTTTGGTACGTATGGCAAAAAGCATTCAAATATTATCAAATGGGATATGGTTCAGCAATGTCACTTATTCTATTTATCTTTATCTTTATCGTAACTGTTATTCAATTTTATTTTAATAGAAAATCAGATTATAGTTTGGATTAA
- a CDS encoding ABC transporter substrate-binding protein, translated as MKKVKILLSSFVIFSMLLLGACSSSSSSNADGKKEITFMFRGGPDEKTAYTEAIKKFEESHEDVKVKIINTDADQYATKLSAAVSGGNVPDVFYLDSGSIANYVDNGIIKDITEEVENADFDLDSIWKFGVDIYRYDGKTPGQGALYGLPKDIGPFALGYNKDMFEEAGIPLPDKDKAYTWDEFLKISQELTKDTNGDGEVDQWASGFNATWTLQSFAYSNGASFLNDAGDTVTVDTPEFASSLQFLADLTNKYNTTPNASQAETLDTYQRWMNGELAFFPVGPWDMSTYAKLDFEYDLMPWPSGTTGKSVAYVGSLGLVVSETTKYPDLATELAIYLSADENAQQTLLDAKVQIPNLIDMAEEWANDTETVPNNKKEFLDIVRDYGVPYPTFATYNSQWLDEFWSNITPVMQGKQTAADFVKEIQPKMQKLLDEANEQAKMSK; from the coding sequence ATGAAAAAAGTAAAAATATTACTTTCAAGTTTTGTGATTTTCAGTATGTTGCTTTTAGGTGCATGTTCAAGTAGCAGTAGCAGTAATGCGGATGGGAAGAAAGAAATAACGTTTATGTTTAGAGGAGGGCCAGATGAGAAAACGGCTTATACTGAAGCGATTAAAAAGTTTGAAGAATCGCATGAGGACGTGAAGGTGAAAATCATTAATACAGATGCTGATCAATATGCTACTAAATTATCTGCTGCTGTTTCCGGTGGGAATGTACCCGATGTTTTTTATCTTGATTCTGGAAGTATCGCAAATTATGTTGATAATGGCATCATTAAAGATATTACAGAAGAAGTTGAAAATGCAGATTTTGATTTAGATAGTATTTGGAAATTTGGTGTAGACATCTATCGCTATGATGGAAAAACGCCTGGTCAGGGTGCGCTTTATGGATTACCAAAAGATATCGGTCCATTTGCGCTAGGTTATAACAAAGACATGTTTGAAGAAGCCGGAATTCCGTTGCCAGATAAAGATAAAGCCTATACTTGGGATGAATTCTTGAAAATTAGTCAAGAATTAACAAAAGATACAAATGGTGATGGCGAAGTTGATCAATGGGCAAGCGGTTTTAATGCCACATGGACTCTGCAATCATTTGCTTATAGTAATGGGGCGTCCTTTTTAAATGATGCTGGAGATACTGTAACAGTTGACACACCAGAATTTGCAAGTTCTTTGCAGTTCCTTGCCGATTTAACTAATAAATATAATACAACACCAAATGCTTCACAAGCAGAAACATTGGACACATACCAAAGATGGATGAATGGCGAATTGGCTTTCTTCCCAGTAGGTCCATGGGATATGAGTACATATGCCAAACTAGATTTTGAATATGATCTCATGCCATGGCCATCTGGTACAACAGGAAAATCAGTCGCATATGTTGGTTCTCTAGGATTAGTAGTTTCAGAGACTACAAAATATCCTGATTTAGCGACTGAATTGGCCATTTACTTGTCTGCAGATGAAAATGCACAACAAACATTATTAGATGCTAAAGTGCAAATTCCGAATTTAATTGATATGGCTGAAGAATGGGCTAACGATACAGAAACGGTTCCAAATAACAAGAAAGAATTTTTAGATATTGTGCGAGATTATGGTGTTCCGTACCCAACTTTCGCTACCTATAACTCTCAATGGTTAGATGAATTCTGGTCGAATATTACTCCTGTGATGCAAGGAAAACAGACTGCAGCTGATTTCGTAAAAGAAATACAGCCTAAAATGCAAAAACTTTTGGATGAAGCCAACGAACAAGCGAAAATGTCTAAATAA
- a CDS encoding family 43 glycosylhydrolase produces the protein MTNVKTVHYNNPIVLQRADPWVYKHTDGYYYFTGSVPGYQKIEVRRARTLNGLKNGESAFVWHAHSTGPLSSLIWAPEIHYIHGKWYIYFAAAEYDYPKNGIFQHRMFVLECADEDPLTGRWIEKGQVKTAQESFSLDATVFELHDKLYYVWAQKEPAIPGNSNLYLSEMENPWTLKGKQLLLSVPEYAWEKIGFLVNEGPAVLIRNGKVIITYSASATDENYCMGMLWADINSDLLDGYSWTKLDKPVFSSAPENQQYGPGHNSFTISEDGREDVLIYHARPYTEIEGDPLNNPDRHARAQVFTWDENGLPVFGKPSKD, from the coding sequence ATGACGAATGTCAAGACAGTTCATTATAACAACCCAATAGTTTTACAAAGAGCAGATCCTTGGGTATATAAACATACAGATGGATACTATTATTTTACTGGTTCTGTTCCTGGCTATCAGAAAATAGAAGTCCGCAGAGCTAGAACATTAAATGGGCTGAAAAATGGTGAAAGTGCATTTGTTTGGCATGCTCATTCAACAGGCCCATTAAGCTCTCTAATTTGGGCACCGGAAATTCATTATATCCATGGAAAATGGTATATCTACTTTGCCGCTGCAGAGTATGATTACCCTAAAAATGGGATTTTTCAGCATCGGATGTTTGTACTTGAATGTGCTGATGAAGACCCTTTAACTGGAAGATGGATTGAAAAGGGTCAAGTGAAAACGGCTCAAGAAAGTTTTAGTTTAGATGCAACGGTGTTTGAATTACACGACAAGCTTTATTATGTGTGGGCGCAAAAGGAGCCAGCTATTCCAGGGAATTCTAATCTATATCTATCTGAAATGGAAAACCCTTGGACCTTAAAAGGGAAGCAGTTATTATTATCTGTTCCTGAATACGCTTGGGAGAAAATCGGATTTTTAGTGAATGAAGGTCCAGCAGTATTGATTAGAAATGGAAAAGTCATCATAACCTATTCAGCTAGTGCAACCGATGAAAATTATTGCATGGGAATGCTTTGGGCAGATATAAATTCCGATTTATTAGATGGATATTCTTGGACTAAATTAGATAAGCCAGTTTTTAGCAGCGCTCCAGAGAATCAACAATATGGTCCAGGACATAATAGCTTTACTATTAGTGAAGATGGAAGGGAAGATGTTCTGATCTATCATGCAAGACCATATACAGAAATAGAGGGAGATCCTTTGAATAATCCAGATCGCCACGCGAGAGCACAAGTATTTACTTGGGATGAGAATGGGCTGCCAGTGTTTGGTAAGCCAAGTAAGGATTAG